A window of Nicotiana tabacum cultivar K326 chromosome 24, ASM71507v2, whole genome shotgun sequence contains these coding sequences:
- the LOC107823202 gene encoding uncharacterized protein LOC107823202 isoform X3, which yields MSSGNVGRLPLMNVVKFKGVPILQQLHLEERLLRTSPQNWCIVNDGTNEPTIVMGISGKAAELLEIGSVLQDKIPVVKRFTGGGTVIVDHRTVFISFICNKDAVPTVQPYPRPIMSWSSQLYSKVFQGVGDFSLRENDYVFGNHKFGGNAQSITKGRWIHHTSFLWDYEMMNMAYLKLPKRAPDYRQARDHSDFICRMKDYISRQEFINRTISALDSHFSATSLELKSFDCPDDTKFMPSSRLLGKEELEERFESESGNVILQSL from the exons ATGAGTTCAGGAAATGTGGGGCGGCTGCCATTGATGAATGTTGTTAAATTTAAGGGAGTGCCAATTCTGCAGCAATTGCATTTGGAGGAGCGGCTGCTAAGGACTTCACCTCAAAACTGGTGCATTGTAAATGATGGAACCAATGAACCCACCATTGTCATGGGTATTTCAGG TAAAGCAGCTGAACTTCTTGAAATCGGTTCTGTTTTGCAAGACAAGATTCCAGTAGTAAAGAGGTTTACTGGAGGAGGCACTGTAATTGTTGATCACAGGACAGTTTTCATCTCCTTCATATGCAACAAGGATGCTGTCCCTACTGTACAACCATATCCTAGGCCCATCATGTCATGGAGCAGCCAACTCTATAGCAAAGTGTTTCAAGGAGTTGGGGATTTCTCTCTTCGTGAAAATG ACTACGTTTTTGGCAACCACAAGTTTGGGGGAAATGCTCAATCTATCACAAAAGGCCGTTGGATCCATCATACATCCTTTCTTTGGGATTATGAGATGATGAACATGGCTTATCTCAAACTTCCAAAACGAGCTCCTGACTATCGACAG GCAAGAGACCATTCAGACTTTATCTGCCGCATGAAGGATTATATATCTCGACAAGAATTCATAAATAGAACCATATCTGCACTTGACAGCCACTTTTCTGCGACTTCTCTGGAGCTTAAATCATTTGACTGTCCTGATGATACGAAATTTATGCCCTCCTCTAGATTGCTTGGAAAAGAAGAATTGGAGGAAAGGTTTGAGTCTGAATCTGGGAATGTCATACTTCAGTCACTGTAA
- the LOC107823202 gene encoding uncharacterized protein LOC107823202 isoform X4 translates to MMEPMNPPLSWVFQGELSIFTLFYDKIPVVKRFTGGGTVIVDHRTVFISFICNKDAVPTVQPYPRPIMSWSSQLYSKVFQGVGDFSLRENDYVFGNHKFGGNAQSITKGRWIHHTSFLWDYEMMNMAYLKLPKRAPDYRQARDHSDFICRMKDYISRQEFINRTISALDSHFSATSLELKSFDCPDDTKFMPSSRLLGKEELEERFESESGNVILQSL, encoded by the exons ATGATGGAACCAATGAACCCACCATTGTCATGGGTATTTCAGGGTGAGCTATCAATTTTCACCCTTTTTTATg ACAAGATTCCAGTAGTAAAGAGGTTTACTGGAGGAGGCACTGTAATTGTTGATCACAGGACAGTTTTCATCTCCTTCATATGCAACAAGGATGCTGTCCCTACTGTACAACCATATCCTAGGCCCATCATGTCATGGAGCAGCCAACTCTATAGCAAAGTGTTTCAAGGAGTTGGGGATTTCTCTCTTCGTGAAAATG ACTACGTTTTTGGCAACCACAAGTTTGGGGGAAATGCTCAATCTATCACAAAAGGCCGTTGGATCCATCATACATCCTTTCTTTGGGATTATGAGATGATGAACATGGCTTATCTCAAACTTCCAAAACGAGCTCCTGACTATCGACAG GCAAGAGACCATTCAGACTTTATCTGCCGCATGAAGGATTATATATCTCGACAAGAATTCATAAATAGAACCATATCTGCACTTGACAGCCACTTTTCTGCGACTTCTCTGGAGCTTAAATCATTTGACTGTCCTGATGATACGAAATTTATGCCCTCCTCTAGATTGCTTGGAAAAGAAGAATTGGAGGAAAGGTTTGAGTCTGAATCTGGGAATGTCATACTTCAGTCACTGTAA
- the LOC107823202 gene encoding uncharacterized protein LOC107823202 isoform X1 gives MMKRFTKQRSLVKPAKTRFATAFLTLHRMYEQKSNLKKLFVSDEYTNSAYGREARGRESADIILSPSFWNNVVHASKIGGPLVKVLRLVDGEQKPTMGYLYEAMDRANEAIQVSFSDQRKYKRVFEIIDKRWDSKLHSPLHAAGLVLNPELFYDNEERILGDEPLWNRYYECIEKLIPEESVQDKITEQFSIYRNAEQLFGKNMAIRQRKTKSPGERVLICCFIVNKLFLYQYYVLKICSTSTVEWWKQYGHSTPDLQKFSIKVLSLTCSSSGCERNWSVFEHIHTKKRNKLTLKYLNDLVFIKYNRTLRRRYNAHNVIDPISLDNIDDANEWLTGVPEEYADEEVFEETSDFTWGDVAEARGTGEMIYGLRGSTSTSSS, from the exons atgatGAAGAGATTCACTAAACAAAGAAGCTTGGTGAAACCCGCAAAGACAAGATTTGCTACTGCTTTCTTGACTTTGCATAGGATGTATGAGCAAAAAAGCAATTTGAAGAAGTTGTTTGTTTCAGATGAGTACACTAACAGTGCCTATGGAAGGGAAGCTCGAGGGAGAGAATCTGCAGATATTATACTTTCTCCTTCATTCTGGAACAATGTGGTTCATGCATCGAAGATTGGTGGTCCTTTAGTTAAAGTGCTTCGTTTGGTGGATGGGGAGCAAAAGCCAACAATGGGCTACCTGTACGAAGCAATGGATAGGGCAAATGAGGCTATTCAAGTCTCGTTTAGTGatcaaagaaaatacaaaagagtCTTTGAGATCATAGATAAAAGGTGGGATAGTAAGCTTCATAGCCCTTTGCATGCAGCTGGACTTGTTTTGAACCCGGAACTGTTTTATGACAATGAAGAAAGGATTCTAGGAGATGAACCTTTGTGGAATAGATACTATGAATGTATTGAGAAGTTGATACCTGAAGAATCCGTGCAAGATAAAATAACAGAGCAATTTAGTATTTATAGGAATGCTGAGcaactttttggaaaaaatatggCGATTAGACAAAGAAAGACGAAGTCACCAGGTGAGCGAGTGCTTATATGTTGTTTTATAGTTAATAAGTTATTTCTTTATCaatattatgttttgaaaatttgttcTACTTCTACAGTTGAATGGTGGAAGCAATATGGCCATTCCACTCCGGATTTACAAAAGTTTTCCATCAAGGTTCTAAGTCTAACATGTAGCTCATCTGGGTGTGAAAGGAATTGGAGCGTGTTCGAACAT ATTCATACCAAAAAAAGGAACAAACTAACCTTGAAGTATCTCAATGATCTAGTATTCATTAAGTACAATAGAACATTGAGGCGTCGTTACAACGCTCACAATGTAATTGATCCAATTAGTTTGGACAACATCGATGATGCTAATGAATGGCTAACTGGAGTCCCGGAAGAATATGCAGATGAAGAAGTATTTGAGGAAACATCTGATTTCACTTGGGGTGATGTTGCGGAGGCGCGTGGAACTGGGGAGATGATTTATGGTTTGAGAGGGAGTACCTCAACTTCAAGTTCATAG
- the LOC107823202 gene encoding uncharacterized protein LOC107823202 isoform X2 — protein MMKRFTKQRSLVKPAKTRFATAFLTLHRMYEQKSNLKKLFVSDEYTNSAYGREARGRESADIILSPSFWNNVVHASKIGGPLVKVLRLVDGEQKPTMGYLYEAMDRANEAIQVSFSDQRKYKRVFEIIDKRWDSKLHSPLHAAGLVLNPELFYDNEERILGDEPLWNRYYECIEKLIPEESVQDKITEQFSIYRNAEQLFGKNMAIRQRKTKSPVEWWKQYGHSTPDLQKFSIKVLSLTCSSSGCERNWSVFEHIHTKKRNKLTLKYLNDLVFIKYNRTLRRRYNAHNVIDPISLDNIDDANEWLTGVPEEYADEEVFEETSDFTWGDVAEARGTGEMIYGLRGSTSTSSS, from the exons atgatGAAGAGATTCACTAAACAAAGAAGCTTGGTGAAACCCGCAAAGACAAGATTTGCTACTGCTTTCTTGACTTTGCATAGGATGTATGAGCAAAAAAGCAATTTGAAGAAGTTGTTTGTTTCAGATGAGTACACTAACAGTGCCTATGGAAGGGAAGCTCGAGGGAGAGAATCTGCAGATATTATACTTTCTCCTTCATTCTGGAACAATGTGGTTCATGCATCGAAGATTGGTGGTCCTTTAGTTAAAGTGCTTCGTTTGGTGGATGGGGAGCAAAAGCCAACAATGGGCTACCTGTACGAAGCAATGGATAGGGCAAATGAGGCTATTCAAGTCTCGTTTAGTGatcaaagaaaatacaaaagagtCTTTGAGATCATAGATAAAAGGTGGGATAGTAAGCTTCATAGCCCTTTGCATGCAGCTGGACTTGTTTTGAACCCGGAACTGTTTTATGACAATGAAGAAAGGATTCTAGGAGATGAACCTTTGTGGAATAGATACTATGAATGTATTGAGAAGTTGATACCTGAAGAATCCGTGCAAGATAAAATAACAGAGCAATTTAGTATTTATAGGAATGCTGAGcaactttttggaaaaaatatggCGATTAGACAAAGAAAGACGAAGTCACCAG TTGAATGGTGGAAGCAATATGGCCATTCCACTCCGGATTTACAAAAGTTTTCCATCAAGGTTCTAAGTCTAACATGTAGCTCATCTGGGTGTGAAAGGAATTGGAGCGTGTTCGAACAT ATTCATACCAAAAAAAGGAACAAACTAACCTTGAAGTATCTCAATGATCTAGTATTCATTAAGTACAATAGAACATTGAGGCGTCGTTACAACGCTCACAATGTAATTGATCCAATTAGTTTGGACAACATCGATGATGCTAATGAATGGCTAACTGGAGTCCCGGAAGAATATGCAGATGAAGAAGTATTTGAGGAAACATCTGATTTCACTTGGGGTGATGTTGCGGAGGCGCGTGGAACTGGGGAGATGATTTATGGTTTGAGAGGGAGTACCTCAACTTCAAGTTCATAG